A window of Thermanaerothrix sp. contains these coding sequences:
- a CDS encoding WecB/TagA/CpsF family glycosyltransferase, giving the protein MILVLGLGGLLVQRFFKPHLDRDQYYYVKDITMLASWAMVGIWSGSGLLKWVIIAGMGGLFLGFCQKMQRSFELRPLFLFLGLLLALFGPRINFIGMPGGVFLYLPQGVAVVLSALWYSLFPLVLQEVDQIPGLGGSLLFVGWLLMSLGVLISSPGWNEVIYACLAGLVLMGAFWSRYLHVYGRLGEQMTSMWGMIMGGITVLGASKGLAFSALFLMPLGLFLVPIVETSLKIVGTSLVRRQLGSVTLYRALMNRGVDHPMAVYMVSFTCLCLGMLGFSAQRSGTWQLSLLVLLGIVLLGGGLYTFLRRGGSVLAHSRRPRIFGVHVDNVTLNYVLGRVRAMVSRGESCLICTLDALGALRSRDDSEYREVLNRSDLVLPDGKGLLEAFRILGNPLSERIPGVEFVDHLCRLAASEGWKVFLLGGKPGVAELAAQRLVERHPGLVVAGCMDGYFPDSKEAEVVKSIASSGAKVLFVGLGVPRQEKWLFKVLKTDGCLAGVVGVGIGGSFDVISGRLKRAPLSWQRLGLEWLYRTIQEPWRIRRIARLPKFLLLVLLEKLLGPGDDKIE; this is encoded by the coding sequence TTGATCCTGGTCCTGGGGCTTGGGGGATTGTTGGTTCAGCGGTTCTTTAAGCCCCATCTGGACCGGGATCAGTATTACTACGTTAAGGACATAACCATGCTGGCATCTTGGGCCATGGTGGGGATTTGGTCTGGAAGCGGCCTCCTCAAGTGGGTCATCATAGCCGGCATGGGTGGTTTGTTCTTGGGGTTTTGTCAGAAGATGCAGCGGTCCTTTGAGCTTAGGCCTCTATTCCTCTTCTTGGGGCTTTTGCTTGCGCTCTTTGGGCCAAGGATAAACTTCATAGGGATGCCCGGGGGGGTTTTCCTTTACCTGCCCCAGGGTGTGGCGGTGGTTTTAAGTGCCCTTTGGTACTCCCTTTTCCCCTTGGTGCTTCAAGAAGTGGATCAGATACCGGGTCTTGGCGGCAGCTTGCTTTTCGTTGGATGGCTGTTGATGTCCCTTGGAGTGCTGATTTCTTCCCCGGGCTGGAACGAGGTGATATACGCCTGTTTGGCTGGATTGGTGCTGATGGGGGCCTTTTGGAGTCGTTACCTCCATGTTTACGGTAGGCTTGGGGAGCAGATGACTTCCATGTGGGGGATGATCATGGGGGGCATAACGGTGCTTGGGGCTTCCAAGGGGTTGGCCTTCTCTGCGTTGTTTTTGATGCCCCTGGGACTTTTCCTGGTGCCAATCGTGGAAACCTCCCTTAAAATTGTTGGAACCTCTCTGGTGAGGCGTCAACTTGGTAGCGTTACCCTTTACAGGGCTCTAATGAACCGAGGGGTGGACCACCCGATGGCGGTATACATGGTATCCTTCACGTGCCTCTGCCTTGGGATGCTGGGCTTCTCCGCCCAGCGGTCCGGTACCTGGCAGTTGTCTCTTTTGGTGCTTCTCGGAATTGTGCTGCTGGGAGGGGGACTTTATACCTTTTTGAGGCGAGGTGGTTCGGTTTTGGCCCACAGCAGACGTCCACGTATATTCGGTGTTCACGTGGACAACGTTACTCTTAACTACGTTTTAGGCAGGGTAAGGGCAATGGTCTCTCGGGGGGAATCATGCCTTATATGTACACTGGATGCCCTAGGGGCCCTGCGGTCCAGGGATGATTCGGAGTATAGGGAAGTTCTAAATCGATCGGACCTGGTGCTTCCAGACGGCAAGGGCTTGCTTGAGGCCTTCAGGATCCTTGGAAATCCGCTGTCGGAGCGGATTCCAGGGGTAGAGTTTGTGGATCACCTTTGCCGTTTGGCTGCGTCGGAGGGGTGGAAGGTTTTTCTCCTGGGTGGCAAGCCGGGTGTGGCGGAGTTGGCGGCCCAGAGGCTGGTGGAGCGGCATCCAGGACTTGTGGTGGCTGGATGCATGGACGGCTACTTCCCGGATTCTAAGGAAGCTGAGGTGGTGAAATCCATAGCCTCCAGCGGAGCTAAGGTACTGTTCGTTGGCCTTGGGGTTCCCCGCCAGGAGAAGTGGCTGTTTAAGGTGTTGAAGACGGATGGCTGTCTTGCCGGCGTGGTTGGGGTGGGAATTGGCGGCAGCTTTGACGTAATATCGGGGAGGCTCAAGCGCGCTCCGTTGTCGTGGCAGCGCCTTGGGCTGGAGTGGCTTTATAGGACCATTCAGGAACCCTGGAGGATACGACGGATAGCGAGGCTGCCTAAGTTTCTCTTGCTTGTCCTGTTGGAAAAGCTGCTGGGACCAGGGGATGATAAAATAGAGTAG
- the guaB gene encoding IMP dehydrogenase — translation MSVVERFVPYEGFTFDDVLLEPAYSEVLPSQVDLRSNLTPLIGLNLPISSAAMDTVTESRLAIAMAREGGIGIVHRNMPIERQAAEVDKVKRSESGVIVDPFYLYPQDKIQDAVDLMSHYHISGVPIVDDKMRLVGIITNRDLRFVTDYGQPICEVMTKEGLVTAPIGTTLDDAKDILMRHKIEKLPIVDGEGKLKGLITIKDIQKAKEFPNAAKDEHGRLRVGAAIGVGADSLARAEALVRAGVDVIVVDTAHGHSVAVLNTVRELRKRHPRLQIIGGNIATGEAAKALIEAGADAVKVGIGPGSICTTRVVAGIGVPQVAAIMNVAKVAHSMGGTVIADGGIRYSGDIVKAIAAGADVVMIGSLLAGTEESPGEVVISRGRSFKSYRGMGSLGAMKEGCSKDRYFQEGTVEDKLVPEGIEGLVPYKGPLASVVYQMAGGIRAGMGYVGARDIQELQTKSRFIKITSASVKENHPHDVTITKEAPNYWVE, via the coding sequence ATGAGCGTGGTTGAGCGTTTTGTTCCGTATGAGGGGTTTACGTTTGATGACGTGCTTCTTGAGCCCGCCTACAGCGAGGTCTTGCCATCCCAGGTGGATCTTAGGAGTAACCTCACCCCTCTGATTGGGCTTAACCTGCCCATATCCAGCGCTGCCATGGACACTGTTACAGAGAGCCGTCTGGCCATAGCCATGGCCCGGGAGGGGGGCATAGGTATAGTTCACAGGAACATGCCCATAGAGCGGCAGGCGGCGGAGGTTGATAAGGTTAAAAGGTCGGAGTCTGGAGTCATAGTGGATCCCTTCTACCTTTATCCTCAGGACAAGATCCAGGATGCGGTGGATTTAATGTCGCACTATCACATATCCGGGGTTCCCATAGTGGACGATAAGATGCGCTTGGTGGGTATAATAACTAACCGGGATCTCCGGTTTGTGACCGATTACGGGCAGCCCATATGCGAGGTGATGACCAAGGAAGGCCTTGTAACTGCCCCTATCGGCACAACCCTTGATGATGCCAAGGACATATTGATGAGGCACAAGATAGAGAAACTTCCCATAGTGGACGGGGAGGGAAAGCTTAAGGGGCTTATAACCATAAAGGACATTCAAAAGGCTAAGGAGTTCCCTAACGCTGCGAAGGACGAGCACGGCCGGCTCCGAGTTGGGGCTGCTATAGGGGTTGGAGCGGACTCCCTGGCAAGGGCCGAGGCGCTGGTTAGGGCAGGAGTTGACGTGATAGTGGTGGATACGGCTCATGGGCATTCAGTGGCGGTTTTGAATACCGTCAGGGAGCTTAGGAAGAGGCACCCAAGGCTCCAGATAATAGGGGGCAACATAGCCACCGGTGAGGCTGCCAAGGCATTGATTGAAGCCGGGGCCGATGCTGTCAAGGTTGGCATCGGGCCGGGATCTATATGTACCACCCGGGTGGTTGCGGGGATAGGGGTTCCTCAGGTGGCGGCCATAATGAACGTGGCAAAGGTTGCCCATTCCATGGGTGGAACGGTCATAGCGGATGGAGGTATCCGTTACTCGGGCGACATAGTTAAAGCCATAGCGGCTGGGGCGGACGTGGTGATGATAGGATCCCTTCTGGCGGGTACAGAGGAGAGCCCCGGCGAGGTGGTAATATCCAGAGGTAGATCGTTCAAAAGTTACCGTGGCATGGGGTCCCTTGGCGCCATGAAAGAGGGATGCAGCAAGGATCGTTACTTTCAAGAGGGTACGGTGGAGGATAAGCTGGTGCCCGAGGGGATAGAAGGGCTTGTGCCATATAAGGGGCCTTTGGCCTCCGTGGTCTACCAGATGGCGGGTGGCATCAGGGCTGGCATGGGATATGTCGGGGCCAGGGACATTCAGGAGCTTCAAACCAAGAGCCGGTTTATCAAGATAACCTCTGCTTCGGTGAAGGAAAACCACCCCCATGATGTTACAATAACCAAGGAGGCTCCTAATTATTGGGTTGAATGA
- a CDS encoding YbaB/EbfC family nucleoid-associated protein, giving the protein MKIDKLLKQAQKVQAQMATLQEELAKTEHQGSSGGGMVTARVNGQGDLLSVKISKEVIDPSDPEMLEDLVVSAVNDALRKSRDFASEQMNRLTGGLGFGGF; this is encoded by the coding sequence TTGAAGATAGACAAGCTTCTTAAGCAGGCCCAGAAGGTTCAAGCCCAGATGGCCACGTTGCAGGAGGAGCTGGCAAAGACGGAACACCAGGGGTCTTCCGGCGGCGGCATGGTTACCGCTCGAGTTAACGGCCAGGGGGATCTGCTCTCGGTGAAGATATCCAAGGAGGTTATCGATCCATCGGATCCTGAGATGCTTGAGGATCTTGTGGTCTCGGCGGTTAACGATGCCCTCAGGAAGAGCAGGGATTTCGCTTCGGAGCAGATGAACAGGCTGACCGGTGGTCTTGGGTTTGGGGGTTTCTGA
- the ispF gene encoding 2-C-methyl-D-erythritol 2,4-cyclodiphosphate synthase: MNDRRSCWSFICVAAGGGVRLGGEPKQFRRLNGRPLWAWSCEAPRRLWERGLVGEVVLVLPSDMEDHWPVRRTFEDLFSPMPLVTVSGGSERYLSVIAGVRAASGDMVMVHDAARPFLSEDLCLRLMEVAEKRGAAIPVVQCNDSVRSIQAGMICGTLDRSSLRLTQTPQAFERERLMAALLRGEGFKDEAEAWLEAGWDVGWVEGDRKLFKITEEWDWKVAVAMTEGLGFRCGHGYDVHPLVPGRPLVLGGVTIDGAPMGLLGHSDGDVVCHAIADALLGAAGEPDIGTLFPASDAAYRGAYSLELLRQVYLRVVELGFTLEWVDVTITAQVPKLSSWISPIKSKISSVFGGLNLVNVKVKSGENVGAVGRGECMICHSVATLRRYGF; this comes from the coding sequence ATGAACGATAGAAGATCCTGCTGGTCCTTTATATGCGTGGCTGCTGGAGGCGGGGTGAGGCTTGGAGGGGAGCCAAAGCAGTTTAGACGCCTTAATGGGCGTCCTCTTTGGGCTTGGAGTTGCGAGGCTCCAAGGAGGCTTTGGGAACGGGGGCTTGTTGGAGAAGTGGTCCTCGTCCTTCCTTCGGATATGGAAGATCATTGGCCGGTTCGGCGTACCTTTGAGGATCTTTTTTCTCCAATGCCGTTGGTCACGGTGTCCGGTGGCAGCGAGCGGTATCTTTCGGTTATAGCTGGAGTTAGGGCAGCCTCCGGTGACATGGTGATGGTCCACGATGCAGCAAGACCTTTCCTTAGTGAGGATCTTTGCCTTAGATTGATGGAGGTGGCGGAGAAGAGGGGGGCTGCAATACCGGTGGTCCAGTGCAACGACTCGGTGCGATCAATCCAAGCAGGGATGATATGTGGTACCCTGGACAGGTCATCCCTGCGGCTGACCCAGACACCGCAGGCCTTTGAACGGGAGAGATTGATGGCCGCCCTTTTAAGGGGTGAGGGGTTTAAGGATGAGGCGGAAGCTTGGCTTGAAGCCGGATGGGATGTTGGCTGGGTTGAGGGGGACAGAAAACTCTTCAAGATAACCGAAGAGTGGGATTGGAAGGTGGCGGTGGCTATGACGGAGGGATTGGGATTTCGATGTGGTCATGGTTACGATGTTCACCCTCTGGTACCCGGAAGACCTTTGGTGCTTGGGGGTGTAACCATTGATGGGGCTCCGATGGGGCTTTTAGGGCATTCCGATGGTGACGTGGTGTGCCATGCGATTGCGGACGCCCTCCTTGGTGCCGCCGGTGAGCCTGACATAGGTACTCTTTTCCCAGCTTCCGATGCAGCGTATCGCGGCGCCTACAGCCTTGAGTTATTAAGACAGGTTTACCTGCGGGTGGTTGAACTTGGATTCACGTTGGAGTGGGTAGATGTTACCATAACGGCCCAGGTTCCCAAACTTTCCTCTTGGATATCTCCGATTAAGTCGAAAATTTCGTCGGTGTTTGGGGGTTTAAATTTGGTCAATGTTAAGGTAAAATCCGGGGAAAATGTGGGGGCGGTGGGCAGAGGGGAGTGCATGATTTGTCATTCCGTGGCCACTTTGAGAAGGTATGGGTTTTAG
- the nusA gene encoding transcription termination factor NusA, producing the protein MILGRDFTRALKQLEAEKGLSLDIISSSLEAALVSAYRKFKGGNQNVEVFIDFENGEIFLSEVKQVVSCVDNPDTEISLEDARKMGFSDVEIGDVIRIEVFPENFGRIAAQTARQVIIQRLKDAERQIIFEEFADKTGDLVQGVIFKIEGDQILVRLNDRTEAILPREERILGETYRVSDRFKFFLLDVRQTTKGPRIVVSRTHPGLLRKLFELEVPEIRDGIIEIKNIVREAGGRSKVAVQSLDANVDPVGACVGPKGTRIKSVMDELGGERVDVIPWSSDPMVYVRNALSPAKAVKVEPMLDQEKALRVYVRPDQLSLAIGKAGQNVRLAARLTGWKIDIKVLEPERLPTLKDLFEDIMADAGGEKD; encoded by the coding sequence ATGATCTTGGGAAGGGATTTTACCAGGGCCCTTAAGCAGCTTGAGGCGGAGAAGGGGTTGTCTCTTGACATCATATCGTCCAGCCTGGAGGCTGCTTTGGTGTCCGCTTACAGGAAGTTTAAGGGGGGAAACCAGAACGTAGAGGTATTCATAGACTTTGAGAACGGGGAGATATTCCTCTCAGAGGTCAAACAGGTGGTGTCTTGTGTGGATAATCCGGATACGGAGATATCCTTGGAAGATGCCAGGAAGATGGGTTTTTCGGACGTGGAGATTGGGGATGTAATAAGGATAGAAGTATTCCCTGAGAACTTTGGTCGTATAGCAGCCCAGACCGCAAGGCAGGTCATAATTCAACGTCTGAAGGACGCGGAAAGGCAGATTATCTTTGAGGAGTTTGCAGACAAGACCGGGGATCTGGTGCAGGGGGTAATATTTAAGATAGAGGGAGACCAGATTCTGGTTCGCTTAAATGACAGGACCGAGGCCATACTCCCCAGGGAGGAGAGGATCTTAGGGGAGACTTACAGGGTTTCGGATCGATTTAAGTTCTTCCTTCTGGACGTAAGGCAGACCACCAAGGGGCCCCGCATAGTGGTGTCGAGGACCCATCCCGGGCTTTTAAGAAAGTTGTTCGAGCTGGAGGTTCCGGAGATAAGGGACGGCATCATAGAGATAAAGAACATCGTGCGGGAGGCTGGTGGTAGGTCAAAGGTGGCGGTCCAATCCCTTGACGCCAACGTTGACCCGGTGGGTGCCTGTGTTGGTCCTAAGGGAACGAGGATAAAATCGGTTATGGACGAATTGGGCGGTGAGCGGGTTGACGTCATACCCTGGAGCAGCGACCCCATGGTATACGTGAGGAACGCCCTTTCGCCAGCCAAGGCGGTTAAGGTGGAGCCTATGCTTGATCAGGAGAAGGCCCTCAGGGTGTACGTAAGGCCGGATCAGCTGTCTTTGGCGATAGGCAAGGCCGGTCAGAACGTGAGGCTTGCCGCTCGGCTTACGGGCTGGAAGATAGACATAAAGGTCTTGGAGCCCGAAAGGCTTCCTACCCTGAAGGATCTTTTTGAAGACATAATGGCCGATGCAGGCGGGGAGAAGGATTAG
- the recR gene encoding recombination mediator RecR, translating into MSSTGVLLVDRLIEKFKRLPGVGEKGARRFAFFVLQQSPGWVEEFARDLLEARSSIRQCRVCGGLAEKDLCPVCLDPNRSNGVICVVETVEDSLVIERHGVFDGRYHVLGGRFSPMDGEEIPRERLDQLRRRVAQEGIAEVILALNPSVEGELTAMAVRDAIGDLPVRVTRLAFGIPVGGSIGFVDSATLKLAMEGRRGL; encoded by the coding sequence TTGAGCTCAACCGGTGTTTTGCTGGTAGATAGGCTTATAGAGAAGTTTAAAAGGCTTCCGGGTGTTGGCGAAAAGGGGGCCAGGCGTTTTGCTTTCTTCGTCCTCCAACAATCCCCCGGTTGGGTTGAAGAGTTCGCCAGGGATTTGTTGGAGGCCAGGAGCTCAATCCGTCAGTGTAGGGTTTGCGGAGGGCTCGCGGAGAAGGACCTTTGCCCCGTATGTTTGGATCCCAATAGGTCTAATGGGGTCATATGCGTGGTGGAGACCGTTGAGGATAGCCTGGTTATTGAAAGGCATGGCGTGTTCGATGGTAGATACCACGTGCTTGGGGGGCGTTTCTCTCCTATGGACGGAGAGGAGATCCCTAGGGAGAGGTTAGATCAGCTGCGCCGAAGGGTTGCCCAAGAAGGGATTGCGGAGGTCATACTGGCGCTTAATCCAAGCGTGGAGGGCGAACTCACTGCCATGGCGGTGAGGGATGCCATAGGGGACCTACCTGTAAGAGTTACTCGACTGGCCTTCGGTATTCCCGTGGGAGGAAGCATAGGTTTTGTGGACAGCGCCACCTTGAAACTTGCGATGGAGGGGCGCAGGGGCCTTTAG
- a CDS encoding PIN domain nuclease yields MFRIMKGVIRLLLAILGGVVGYQVSAFILAEGGEMGAFIGSHPVGWMIFFVFSFALVGFMLTPVFWMGLGKLGQLFEANLQGFGLHEILISLMGLTLGLVLANLIALPLSRIPVVGVYVAVLINVVLGYLGVRLSLRRRDDIWAFFSSAGSIKGKINFRKKTDQAPKTSAVEPCESYGPRKPKVLDTSILIDGRISDIVSTGFIEGPLILPRFVLSELQGVADSADPIKRARGRRGLDVVNRMQQHLGDDLRIMDVPMKDLDREVVDEAIVALAKRMDGCVLTTDYNLNKIAQIDGVRVLNVNDLSNALKPMLLPGENIRVDVIREGKEPNQGVGYLEDGTMIVVEDGHRYIGSRVDVVVTSMLQTSAGRMIFARIRR; encoded by the coding sequence ATGTTTAGAATAATGAAGGGGGTCATAAGGCTCCTGCTGGCCATATTAGGTGGTGTTGTGGGTTATCAAGTTTCTGCTTTTATCTTGGCAGAGGGCGGGGAGATGGGGGCCTTTATTGGCTCTCACCCGGTTGGATGGATGATTTTCTTCGTATTTTCCTTTGCCCTTGTGGGGTTCATGCTTACCCCGGTTTTTTGGATGGGCCTTGGTAAACTGGGACAGCTTTTTGAGGCAAACCTGCAGGGCTTCGGTCTTCATGAAATATTAATATCACTGATGGGTCTTACCTTGGGGTTGGTTTTAGCCAACCTGATAGCCCTTCCACTGTCCAGGATACCTGTGGTAGGGGTCTACGTTGCCGTTCTGATCAACGTGGTATTAGGGTACTTGGGTGTTAGGTTGTCCTTAAGGCGCAGGGATGACATCTGGGCTTTTTTCTCTTCCGCCGGTTCGATAAAGGGGAAGATAAACTTCCGCAAAAAAACCGATCAGGCCCCCAAGACGTCGGCGGTTGAGCCCTGTGAGAGCTACGGCCCAAGGAAGCCCAAGGTTTTGGATACCAGCATTTTGATAGATGGGAGGATATCCGACATAGTATCCACGGGTTTCATTGAAGGTCCCCTGATACTTCCCCGCTTTGTCCTATCGGAACTTCAGGGGGTGGCGGACAGCGCGGACCCAATAAAGAGAGCCCGTGGAAGGCGTGGGCTTGATGTGGTTAACCGAATGCAGCAGCATCTTGGCGACGACCTCAGAATAATGGATGTTCCCATGAAAGATCTGGACAGGGAAGTCGTGGACGAGGCCATCGTTGCCTTGGCTAAGAGGATGGACGGTTGCGTGCTGACCACGGACTATAACCTGAACAAGATAGCCCAGATAGACGGGGTCAGGGTTCTCAACGTTAACGACCTTTCAAACGCCCTTAAGCCCATGCTTTTGCCGGGGGAAAACATCAGGGTTGACGTCATCCGGGAGGGTAAGGAGCCCAACCAGGGCGTTGGCTACCTTGAGGACGGTACCATGATAGTGGTGGAGGATGGCCATAGGTACATCGGAAGCCGCGTGGATGTGGTGGTTACATCTATGCTGCAGACATCGGCGGGAAGGATGATATTCGCTAGGATAAGACGATGA
- a CDS encoding septal ring lytic transglycosylase RlpA family protein, with protein sequence MSFRGHFEKVWVLAPVLLCVSFLLGFADLLLGSVASEVSTAEEVAVWSLYGEEIWRFPISSEVDARSASDALNSALSRGFNISALRVTKQGDRWFLRVGQDDLMEVKADHSGLLRLPPKFTALLILSRIYDVLGRGAPVGEDERFNLRGGRMAEGTISWYGGESMVGRKFANGEVYSGNELVAAAKDLPFGTLLRIKNLASGKTVVVRVVDRFREHRGRILDVSRAAAELLGFKSQGVAKVLVEVIGHVKRVGGR encoded by the coding sequence TTGTCATTCCGTGGCCACTTTGAGAAGGTATGGGTTTTAGCGCCGGTTCTCCTATGCGTTTCGTTTCTGCTTGGTTTTGCTGATTTACTTCTGGGAAGCGTTGCCTCCGAGGTTTCAACCGCTGAGGAGGTGGCGGTATGGTCTCTCTACGGGGAGGAGATCTGGAGGTTTCCCATTTCATCGGAGGTGGATGCTAGGTCCGCCTCCGATGCTTTAAACAGCGCTTTATCCAGGGGTTTTAACATATCTGCCCTTAGGGTTACAAAACAAGGGGATCGGTGGTTTCTTAGGGTTGGACAAGATGACCTTATGGAAGTTAAGGCGGATCATTCGGGACTTTTAAGGCTTCCTCCCAAGTTTACAGCTCTTCTGATTCTTTCGCGGATTTACGATGTACTTGGAAGGGGAGCTCCTGTGGGAGAGGATGAGCGGTTTAACCTCCGAGGCGGGAGGATGGCGGAGGGGACCATATCCTGGTATGGTGGGGAGTCCATGGTTGGCAGAAAGTTTGCCAACGGAGAAGTCTATTCCGGCAATGAGCTGGTGGCGGCGGCTAAGGACCTGCCCTTTGGAACGTTGCTGAGGATAAAGAACCTGGCTTCGGGTAAGACGGTGGTGGTTAGGGTGGTGGACCGTTTTAGGGAGCACCGAGGGCGGATACTGGATGTTTCAAGGGCTGCGGCGGAGCTTCTGGGGTTCAAAAGCCAAGGAGTTGCTAAGGTGTTGGTGGAGGTAATAGGTCACGTCAAAAGGGTGGGCGGTAGATAG
- a CDS encoding YlxR family protein has translation MVQEKRRRPRRCVACGTEAPKRGLVRVVRSPEGKVHLDRSGRAPGRGAYLCPNLSCLALAVKKKALQRSLRVDVGPEVIRDLEDLLRALEAETSDG, from the coding sequence TTGGTACAGGAGAAGCGGCGCCGTCCAAGACGTTGTGTGGCATGTGGTACCGAGGCTCCAAAGCGAGGCCTTGTCAGGGTGGTTAGATCTCCGGAGGGGAAGGTGCATCTTGACAGGTCCGGGCGGGCTCCTGGCCGAGGCGCCTATTTGTGCCCTAACTTATCGTGCCTGGCTTTGGCGGTGAAGAAAAAAGCCCTCCAGAGGTCCCTTCGGGTGGACGTGGGGCCCGAGGTTATAAGGGACTTGGAGGATCTGCTTAGAGCCCTGGAGGCGGAAACATCTGATGGTTGA